CTCCTTCCCAATCACACAACGTTGCTGCttatccattttttcaacattaCTACTATGATAGTGAATATTGATAAGGCCGCTGTTGACCTTAATCATCGAATTAACGAGTGTTTCCATTTTGATATCTCTGGGTGAAGTCGAATCAACGTCACCAACGCCAAGTGATACAGGGATATCAGCCTTATCGCCTGTCATTGACGCGTAACTGGATAAGAGGAAGGTTCTGTGGACAGTCCTGATGTGTCGCTGTAAGAGATCGCGTCTAACAAAAGAGTGTTTACAGACTTGGCACTGGAAAGGCTTCACGCCCGCATGAGACCTTTCATGCCTTATCTTGTGCTCGGATCTCGAGAAAGGCttcaaacaaaaggaacatatatattttttttgacccGCAGCCATAGCAGTGATAATGCAAATACAATTACTGTATATCAACAATTGTCTTCTCCCGAGAGAAGGTTTTAAATAAAAGCGACAAGTAAAGCTCTTAAGCCATGCCAACTGGCATGAAGAAGAAccgaaaaagaagaaatagaaagCAGAAAAATGTAAAACTAAACTTTATAAGTACTTTGAAGATGCGTTCTATATAAATATGTGGGGTTAAGTGAACATGACTCGAAATCTATAATGCAGCGATTACGATAAGTATCCACATTAAACGTCAATTATTTTGCGTTGTAAGCATATGCGCGGGGGAGGGGGCGCACCCTTGAAGTGCAGTCTGTCTATCATATTACTGAACCATTTCCTTCGCTTGACTTACATCATTGGCAACACATGCCTGGATCGCTTTAGCGGCTACCTTTAGTccatattttcttctattaCCAGATCCCATCATCCCCCTTTGTCCGATTGACGACCATTTTGCCGCGGACGATCGGAGGGGATTGCCAACGCGGGGTAGCCGACTCGGGGCGCCGAGAGCGGGGATCAGTCATCGTCGCAGTAAGCGGGTACGGACCCTGTCACGTAAGACGATGCCGATGCCTGCGCCTGCGCCTGCTCGTATGACGGCACTGTCAGTACCACCGAATCGGCGCCGAGCGGCTGTAGCGCCGGCATGAGATGATCGTTGGTGCTCTCGTGATAATTCGGTGGCGGTTGTGGCAGCGCGAGGTGCGCCGTTGTAGTGGAGTTCAGTTCAACGCCTGGAGTCAGACCCTGCGCGGGGTAAGTGGTTAAAAAAAGGGGTACTAATTCGCCAGGGCGGAAGTGGATCTTGCCATCGTGTTTATCAAACAACACTAGACGGCCTTTCATAGGCAGATGCGGcgaaataaataataacataGGTAATTGCGCCTTGATCTCCAGGTTCTTGTATTCGCCATCCACTTGACGTTGTAAAAGAATACGTACCTGCAATTTGTGCATGACACGGATTAGGTTGTCTTGCAGACAGCAGTCTTGAGTTATTTGTTTGAGGTTATCTGGAATTGTAAAGGGACAATCGACGTCAAGTTTGTCCGTCAGCGGGCCGAAGTCCGCTAGATGAGTAATTTTCATGACGGctatttcatcatcataaaTTTGTGCGCTGCTGTCCTTCATTGCGTAATATTGGATTAGCGCCATTTCTATCCTATCCAAACGAATGTTCTTTTCGAAGGGGAAAATCTTAATCTTCACGGGGGTTGTGCTACCAATAGGAACAGCCCTACTCGGGATGGACGTTTCGTATTGCAACTTGTCACGCCAAGTATTACCCACgctaatttcttcttgcaTGGCAAGATTGTCCATCGATAATGTACGAAGGATTCTGAGATActtgaactttttgatgataattttattcttcGTTCTCATACCATTGCCGCTCGTACTTGTGCTACCGATTGGACCGTGAGGAGAAGTATGAACGCTCAGATCAGTATCCCATAACTGACGTCCATCTATAATGGCTTCAAAGGAATACAGTATGCTACCACTTTGTAGTCCCTCGATTGTTTCGCACACTTCTGGGGGGAGCATTGTATTGAAGGGTAGTTCGTAGTTGCCTCTTTTCATTAGGAATAAGTACGAACTTCCAGACCCGTCTCTGTTACTATAACTATGGCTATTGTTATTGAGGGTGTTACTACTACTGCTTCTACTACGGGCGTTTTCTCTT
This sequence is a window from Saccharomyces cerevisiae S288C chromosome VII, complete sequence. Protein-coding genes within it:
- the ART5 gene encoding Art5p (Protein proposed to regulate endocytosis of plasma membrane proteins; regulates by recruiting the ubiquitin ligase Rsp5p to its target in the plasma membrane; SWAT-GFP and mCherry fusion proteins localize to the cytosol), which encodes MFSLSSLSSSGGHSEQKERERISYFDIRINSPYKDIILIQGSPLELSSIPLSGNLVISVKNEIVVKKISLRLVGRFKLEFLQVGRYKKNSSSLASLVKEKRKIFECYWDNLLVSSKGDVLVGGENAENQHNSSSGRSTSNQDMDTSGNAIFLSKRSLSSPVFNKIIRRKTHSSHRKILELPENGVTGTPFEGLRENARSRSSSSNTLNNNSHSYSNRDGSGSSYLFLMKRGNYELPFNTMLPPEVCETIEGLQSGSILYSFEAIIDGRQLWDTDLSVHTSPHGPIGSTSTSGNGMRTKNKIIIKKFKYLRILRTLSMDNLAMQEEISVGNTWRDKLQYETSIPSRAVPIGSTTPVKIKIFPFEKNIRLDRIEMALIQYYAMKDSSAQIYDDEIAVMKITHLADFGPLTDKLDVDCPFTIPDNLKQITQDCCLQDNLIRVMHKLQVRILLQRQVDGEYKNLEIKAQLPMLLFISPHLPMKGRLVLFDKHDGKIHFRPGELVPLFLTTYPAQGLTPGVELNSTTTAHLALPQPPPNYHESTNDHLMPALQPLGADSVVLTVPSYEQAQAQASASSYVTGSVPAYCDDD